A single genomic interval of Anser cygnoides isolate HZ-2024a breed goose chromosome 7, Taihu_goose_T2T_genome, whole genome shotgun sequence harbors:
- the MMS19 gene encoding MMS19 nucleotide excision repair protein homolog isoform X1, whose amino-acid sequence MAAGGAGAERLGGLVRDAAGGQQDGPAAEVAAGVKDGSWTVLQLVEALGSCLENTDPRARGRGIQLLSQVLLECHSLLQEKEVLHLVLFYENRLQDHHLVIPSVLQGLRALSMCEVLAPGLAVSVLKAIFQEVHVQSLLQLDRHTVYSIITNFMATREEELKGLGADFTFGFIQVMDGEKDPRNLLVAFQIVRDLIAKNYALGPFVEELFEVTSCYFPIDFTPPPNDPHGIQREDLILSLRAVLASTPQFAEFLLPLLIEKMDSDLQSAKLDSLQTLTACCAIYGQKELQEFLPSLWSSLRREVFQTASEKVEAECLTALHALSACLSRSVLSSDAEDLLDSFLSSILQDCRHHLCEPDMKLVWPSAKLLQAAAGASLRTYHRLTRSVLPLLLEQYTKHSQSSQRRTILEMLLGFLELQQKWGRVEEDESALLSLRAPVCSVVFSALTDPSVQLQLVGIRALTVLGSLQGFLSPPDLELVVDHLIRLALHEEDSQSSEAAMEAAGSLAPIYPEVFSGRMVPRLGEELWSERDEERSQDLRSLRQRCLQALAAVSTHTSIVRETVPVLLQHLRKVQKGSEAGSAQEVVSVCQSLHRVALQCQQDAEGCWYFHQAAVPCLLAMAVQAAMQESAHPLLGKALLEEDVLAAMVPVISAATTHLSPELAAQSVSHVVPLFLDGEVSFLPQNSFPCSFQPFAEGECLEAQRRLVALLMAFVCSLPRNVAIPQQERLLRELLALSCSCNCPFAATTAAKCFAGLVNKHPAGQQLDEILQLAVNRMEPGLAEGPRRVQALTLLLWVTKALVLRYHPLSSHLTDKLLGLLGDAELGPAAADGFSLLMAESPDVLHKGCHADVRIMFRQRFFTDNVPKLVQGFHGAGPDVKANYLKGLSHVLNHLPKPVLVTELPTLLSLLLEALSCSDRVVQLSTLSCLQPLLLEAPQIMSLHVDTLVTKFLSLTSSPAMAVRIAALRCAHALTSLPTIVLLPYKARVIRALAKPLDDKKRLVRKEAVAARGEWFLVGSPGR is encoded by the exons atggcggcgggcggggcgggcgccgaGCGGCTCGGGGGGCTCGTGCGGGACGCGGCGGGCGGGCAGCAGGACGGCCCCGCCGCTGAGGTGGCGGCAG GGGTGAAAGATGGAAGCTGGACTGTGCTGCAGCTCGTGGAAGCGCTGGG GTCCTGCTTGGAGAACACAGATCCTCGGGCGCGGGGGCGAGGCATCCAGCTGCTGTCGCAGGTCCTGCTCGAGTGTCACTCCCTGCTCCAGGAGAAGGAAG TGCTGCACCTGGTCCTGTTCTACGAGAACCGGCTGCAAGACCATCACCTCGTCATCCCCTCGGTGCTCCAGGGACTCCGTGCGCTG AGCATGTGTGAGGTACTCGCCCCAGGGCTAGCAGTATCCGTGCTCAAAGCCATCTTCCAGGAGGTACACGTGCAG tccctgctgcagctggaccGCCACACAGTCTACAGCATCATCACCAACTTCATGGCCACCAGGGAGGAAG agctgaaggGCCTGGGTGCTGACTTCACCTTTGGCTTCATCCAGGTGATGGATGGGGAGAAGGATCCCCGCAACCTGCTGGTGGCCTTCCAGATCGTGCGCGATCTCATTGCCAAGAACTATGCCCTGG GTCCCTTTGTGGAGGAGCTGTTTGAAGTGACGTCCTGCTACTTCCCCATTGATTTTACTCCA CCCCCCAACGACCCTCATGGCATCCAGAGAGAAGACCTGATCCTAAGCCTTCGGGCCGTCCTGGCCTCCACGCCCCAGTTTGCTGAG ttcctgctccctctgctcatTGAGAAGATGGACTCAGACCTGCAAAGTGCCAAGCTCGACTCCCTGCAGACTCTG ACTGCCTGTTGTGCCATCTACGGgcagaaggagctgcaggaatTCCTCCCCAGCCTCTGGTCATCCCTGCGCAGGGAG GTGTTCCAGACAGCAAGCGAGAAGGTTGAGGCAGAGTGCCTGACCGCGCTGCACGCCCTCTCCGCCTGCCTCTCCCGCTCCGTGCTCAGCTCAGACGCCGAGGACCTCCTGGACTCCTTCCTTAGCAGCATCCTGCAAG ATTGCAGGCACCATCTGTGCGAGCCCGATATGAAGCTGGTGTGGCCGAGTGCCAaactcctgcaggcagcagcgggTGCCTCCCTCCGCACCTACCACCGCCTCACCCGCAGcgtgctgcccctgctgctggagcagtaCACCAAGCACTCGCAG agcagccagaGGAGGACAATCCTGGAAATGCTGCTGGGcttcctggagctgcagcagaagtGGGGACGTGTGGAAGAAG ATGAGAGTGCCCTGCTGTCCCTCCGAGCCCCAGTTTGCTCTGTGGTGTTCTCAGCGTTGACGGACCCCagtgtgcagctgcagctggtTGGGATCAGGGCGCTGACCGTCCTGGGCTCCCTGCAAG GCTTCCTGTCTCCCCCTGACCTGGAGCTGGTTGTGGATCACCTCATCCGGCTCGCCCTGCACGAGGAGGATTCCCAGAGCAG CGAAGCAGCGATGGAGGCAGCTGGATCTCTGGCCCCCATCTACCCAGAGGTTTTCTCCGGGCGCATGGTGCCCAGGCTCGGGGAGGAGCTGTGGTCAG AGCGGGACGAGGAGAGATCCCAGGACCTCCGCTCTCTgcggcagcgctgcctgcagGCCCTGGCAGCTGTGTCCACGCACACCAGCATCGTGAGGGAGACCGTCCccgtcctgctgcagcatctccgGAAGGTGCAGAAAG GGAGCGAGGCCGGCAGTGCCCAAGAGGTGGTCTCCGTGTGCCAGAGCCTGCACCGCGTGGccctgcagtgccagcaggaCGCGGAGGGCTGCTGGTACTTCCACCAGGCGGCGGTGCCCTGTCTGCTGGCCATGGCCGTGCAGGCCGCCATGCAAG agaGCGCCCACCCGCTCCTGGGCAAggcgctgctggaggaggaCGTGCTGGCCGCCATGGTCCCCGTGATCAGCGCTGCCACCACCCACCTTAGCCCTGA GCTGGCTGCCCAGAGCGTGTCTCACGTTGTGCCCCTCTTCCTGGATGGAGAGGTTTCCTTCCTGCCCCAGAACAGTTTCCCTtgctccttccagccctttgCG GAGGGGGAGTGCTTGGAGGCACAGAGACGCCTGGTCGCCCTCCTCATGGCCTTCGTTTGCTCCTTGCCTCGCAAC GTGGCAATTCCTCAGCAGGAGCGGTTGCTCCGGGAGCTGCTGGCgctgagctgctcctgcaaCTGCCCCTTCGCAGCCACCACGGCCGCCAAGTGCTTCGCGGGGCTGGTGAACAAGCACCCAGCGG ggcagcagctggaTGAGATCCTGCAGCTTGCAGTGAACAGGATGGAGCCTGGCCTTGCCGAGGGGCCCCGCCGAGTGCAGGCgctcaccctgctgctctgg GTGACCAAAGCCCTGGTGCTGCGCTACCACCCCCTGAGCTCCCACCTGACGGACAAG CTGCTGGGCCTGCTGGGCGACGCGGAGCTGGGCCCCGCTGCGGCCGATGGCTTCTCCCTGCTCATGGCCGAGTCCCCGGACGTGCTGCACAAGGGCTGCCACGCCGACGTGCGCATCATGTTCCGCCAGCGCTTCTTCACTGACAACGTGCCCAAGCTGGTGCAGGGCTTCCATGGGGCCGGCCCCG ACGTGAAGGCCAACTACCTGAAGGGGCTGTCCCACGTGCTCAACCACCTTCCCAAGCCCGTGCTGGTGACAGAGCTACCCACG cTGCTTTCCCTCCTGCTTGAGGCCTTGTCCTGCTCGGACCGCGTGGTGCAGCTCTCCACCCTGAGCTGCCTCCAGCCGCTGCTGCTCGAAGCTCCCCAGATCATGAGCCTTCACGTCGACACGCTGGTCACCAAGTTcctcagcctcacctccagccCCGCCATG GCTGTCCGCATCGCTGCCCTGCGCTGCGCCCACGCGCTCACCAGCCTGCCCACAATAGTG CTGCTCCCCTACAAGGCCAGAGTGATCCGGGCGCTGGCCAAGCCTTTGGATGACAAGAAGAGGCTGGTGCGGAAGGAGGCAGTAGCGGCACGGGGGGAATG GTTCCTGGTGGGGAGCCCGGGCAGGTGA
- the EXOSC1 gene encoding exosome complex component CSL4 isoform X2 yields the protein MAPPAARYCVPGERLCSAAEAAAGSGTYTRHGSVFSALAGCLRRGGEDGGVCSINSRFAKVHILYVGSTPLKSTFRGTIRREDIRATEKDKVEVYKSFRPGDIVLAKVISLGDAQSNYLLSTAENELGVVVARSEAGVQMVPISWCEMQCPQTHTKELRKVARVQPQFLQT from the exons ATGGCGCCGCCGGCGGCTCGGTACTGCGTGCCGGGGGAGCGGCTGTGCAgcgcggcggaggcggcggcgggcagcggcaCCTACACGCGGCACGGCTCCGTCTTCTCGGCGCTGGCCGGCTGCCTGCGGCGGGGGGGCGAGGACGGCGGG GTTTGCAGCATCAACTCGCGCTTCGCCAAGGTGCACATCCTCTACGTCGGCTCCACGCCGCTCAAATCCACCTTCCGCGGCACCATACG GAGAGAAGACATTCGAGCCACCGAGAAAGATAAG GTAGAAGTTTACAAGAGTTTCCGCCCGGGTGACATAGTTCTGGCCAAAGTC ATCTCCCTGGGGGACGCGCAGTCCAACTACCTGCTGAGCACGGCGGAGAACGAGCTGGGCGTGGTGGTGGCTCGCAGCGAGGCAG GGGTGCAGATGGTGCCCATCAGCTGGTGCGAGATGCAGTGCCCCCAGACGCACACCAAGGAGCTCCGCAAGGTGGCCCGCGTGCAGCCGCAGTTCCTGCAGACCTAG
- the MMS19 gene encoding MMS19 nucleotide excision repair protein homolog isoform X2, translated as MAAGGAGAERLGGLVRDAAGGQQDGPAAEVAAGVKDGSWTVLQLVEALGSCLENTDPRARGRGIQLLSQVLLECHSLLQEKEVLHLVLFYENRLQDHHLVIPSVLQGLRALSMCEVLAPGLAVSVLKAIFQEVHVQSLLQLDRHTVYSIITNFMATREEGPFVEELFEVTSCYFPIDFTPPPNDPHGIQREDLILSLRAVLASTPQFAEFLLPLLIEKMDSDLQSAKLDSLQTLTACCAIYGQKELQEFLPSLWSSLRREVFQTASEKVEAECLTALHALSACLSRSVLSSDAEDLLDSFLSSILQDCRHHLCEPDMKLVWPSAKLLQAAAGASLRTYHRLTRSVLPLLLEQYTKHSQSSQRRTILEMLLGFLELQQKWGRVEEDESALLSLRAPVCSVVFSALTDPSVQLQLVGIRALTVLGSLQGFLSPPDLELVVDHLIRLALHEEDSQSSEAAMEAAGSLAPIYPEVFSGRMVPRLGEELWSERDEERSQDLRSLRQRCLQALAAVSTHTSIVRETVPVLLQHLRKVQKGSEAGSAQEVVSVCQSLHRVALQCQQDAEGCWYFHQAAVPCLLAMAVQAAMQESAHPLLGKALLEEDVLAAMVPVISAATTHLSPELAAQSVSHVVPLFLDGEVSFLPQNSFPCSFQPFAEGECLEAQRRLVALLMAFVCSLPRNVAIPQQERLLRELLALSCSCNCPFAATTAAKCFAGLVNKHPAGQQLDEILQLAVNRMEPGLAEGPRRVQALTLLLWVTKALVLRYHPLSSHLTDKLLGLLGDAELGPAAADGFSLLMAESPDVLHKGCHADVRIMFRQRFFTDNVPKLVQGFHGAGPDVKANYLKGLSHVLNHLPKPVLVTELPTLLSLLLEALSCSDRVVQLSTLSCLQPLLLEAPQIMSLHVDTLVTKFLSLTSSPAMAVRIAALRCAHALTSLPTIVLLPYKARVIRALAKPLDDKKRLVRKEAVAARGEWFLVGSPGR; from the exons atggcggcgggcggggcgggcgccgaGCGGCTCGGGGGGCTCGTGCGGGACGCGGCGGGCGGGCAGCAGGACGGCCCCGCCGCTGAGGTGGCGGCAG GGGTGAAAGATGGAAGCTGGACTGTGCTGCAGCTCGTGGAAGCGCTGGG GTCCTGCTTGGAGAACACAGATCCTCGGGCGCGGGGGCGAGGCATCCAGCTGCTGTCGCAGGTCCTGCTCGAGTGTCACTCCCTGCTCCAGGAGAAGGAAG TGCTGCACCTGGTCCTGTTCTACGAGAACCGGCTGCAAGACCATCACCTCGTCATCCCCTCGGTGCTCCAGGGACTCCGTGCGCTG AGCATGTGTGAGGTACTCGCCCCAGGGCTAGCAGTATCCGTGCTCAAAGCCATCTTCCAGGAGGTACACGTGCAG tccctgctgcagctggaccGCCACACAGTCTACAGCATCATCACCAACTTCATGGCCACCAGGGAGGAAG GTCCCTTTGTGGAGGAGCTGTTTGAAGTGACGTCCTGCTACTTCCCCATTGATTTTACTCCA CCCCCCAACGACCCTCATGGCATCCAGAGAGAAGACCTGATCCTAAGCCTTCGGGCCGTCCTGGCCTCCACGCCCCAGTTTGCTGAG ttcctgctccctctgctcatTGAGAAGATGGACTCAGACCTGCAAAGTGCCAAGCTCGACTCCCTGCAGACTCTG ACTGCCTGTTGTGCCATCTACGGgcagaaggagctgcaggaatTCCTCCCCAGCCTCTGGTCATCCCTGCGCAGGGAG GTGTTCCAGACAGCAAGCGAGAAGGTTGAGGCAGAGTGCCTGACCGCGCTGCACGCCCTCTCCGCCTGCCTCTCCCGCTCCGTGCTCAGCTCAGACGCCGAGGACCTCCTGGACTCCTTCCTTAGCAGCATCCTGCAAG ATTGCAGGCACCATCTGTGCGAGCCCGATATGAAGCTGGTGTGGCCGAGTGCCAaactcctgcaggcagcagcgggTGCCTCCCTCCGCACCTACCACCGCCTCACCCGCAGcgtgctgcccctgctgctggagcagtaCACCAAGCACTCGCAG agcagccagaGGAGGACAATCCTGGAAATGCTGCTGGGcttcctggagctgcagcagaagtGGGGACGTGTGGAAGAAG ATGAGAGTGCCCTGCTGTCCCTCCGAGCCCCAGTTTGCTCTGTGGTGTTCTCAGCGTTGACGGACCCCagtgtgcagctgcagctggtTGGGATCAGGGCGCTGACCGTCCTGGGCTCCCTGCAAG GCTTCCTGTCTCCCCCTGACCTGGAGCTGGTTGTGGATCACCTCATCCGGCTCGCCCTGCACGAGGAGGATTCCCAGAGCAG CGAAGCAGCGATGGAGGCAGCTGGATCTCTGGCCCCCATCTACCCAGAGGTTTTCTCCGGGCGCATGGTGCCCAGGCTCGGGGAGGAGCTGTGGTCAG AGCGGGACGAGGAGAGATCCCAGGACCTCCGCTCTCTgcggcagcgctgcctgcagGCCCTGGCAGCTGTGTCCACGCACACCAGCATCGTGAGGGAGACCGTCCccgtcctgctgcagcatctccgGAAGGTGCAGAAAG GGAGCGAGGCCGGCAGTGCCCAAGAGGTGGTCTCCGTGTGCCAGAGCCTGCACCGCGTGGccctgcagtgccagcaggaCGCGGAGGGCTGCTGGTACTTCCACCAGGCGGCGGTGCCCTGTCTGCTGGCCATGGCCGTGCAGGCCGCCATGCAAG agaGCGCCCACCCGCTCCTGGGCAAggcgctgctggaggaggaCGTGCTGGCCGCCATGGTCCCCGTGATCAGCGCTGCCACCACCCACCTTAGCCCTGA GCTGGCTGCCCAGAGCGTGTCTCACGTTGTGCCCCTCTTCCTGGATGGAGAGGTTTCCTTCCTGCCCCAGAACAGTTTCCCTtgctccttccagccctttgCG GAGGGGGAGTGCTTGGAGGCACAGAGACGCCTGGTCGCCCTCCTCATGGCCTTCGTTTGCTCCTTGCCTCGCAAC GTGGCAATTCCTCAGCAGGAGCGGTTGCTCCGGGAGCTGCTGGCgctgagctgctcctgcaaCTGCCCCTTCGCAGCCACCACGGCCGCCAAGTGCTTCGCGGGGCTGGTGAACAAGCACCCAGCGG ggcagcagctggaTGAGATCCTGCAGCTTGCAGTGAACAGGATGGAGCCTGGCCTTGCCGAGGGGCCCCGCCGAGTGCAGGCgctcaccctgctgctctgg GTGACCAAAGCCCTGGTGCTGCGCTACCACCCCCTGAGCTCCCACCTGACGGACAAG CTGCTGGGCCTGCTGGGCGACGCGGAGCTGGGCCCCGCTGCGGCCGATGGCTTCTCCCTGCTCATGGCCGAGTCCCCGGACGTGCTGCACAAGGGCTGCCACGCCGACGTGCGCATCATGTTCCGCCAGCGCTTCTTCACTGACAACGTGCCCAAGCTGGTGCAGGGCTTCCATGGGGCCGGCCCCG ACGTGAAGGCCAACTACCTGAAGGGGCTGTCCCACGTGCTCAACCACCTTCCCAAGCCCGTGCTGGTGACAGAGCTACCCACG cTGCTTTCCCTCCTGCTTGAGGCCTTGTCCTGCTCGGACCGCGTGGTGCAGCTCTCCACCCTGAGCTGCCTCCAGCCGCTGCTGCTCGAAGCTCCCCAGATCATGAGCCTTCACGTCGACACGCTGGTCACCAAGTTcctcagcctcacctccagccCCGCCATG GCTGTCCGCATCGCTGCCCTGCGCTGCGCCCACGCGCTCACCAGCCTGCCCACAATAGTG CTGCTCCCCTACAAGGCCAGAGTGATCCGGGCGCTGGCCAAGCCTTTGGATGACAAGAAGAGGCTGGTGCGGAAGGAGGCAGTAGCGGCACGGGGGGAATG GTTCCTGGTGGGGAGCCCGGGCAGGTGA
- the ZDHHC16 gene encoding palmitoyltransferase ZDHHC16 isoform X1: MRSRQRMFAAVMRLLLKCLRLGRRRRFKLVRQAGQLWHYGRLCLRSLLYNSFTNSDVVLDSLFEPVYWLVDHVTRWFGVVFVALVIGLTSSIVAIVYICLLPLILQTYTPAWICWHLTYGHWNLVMIVFHYYKAITTSPGHPPQAKNDLTGVSICRKCIAPKPARTHHCSICNRCVLKMDHHCPWLNNCVGHYNHRYFFSFCLFMTMGCIYCSISGWDMFRDAYAAIERMKLLEKERLQVAANQTYYQTPPPTFSFRQRAFHKSVVYLWVLCSSVALALGALTLWHAALITRGETSIERHINRKERQRLQKKGKVFRNPYSYGSWDNWKVFLGVDVPRHWLTRVLLPSPHLPHGTGLSWELPPCVREPLLAI, translated from the exons atGAGGAGCCGGCAGCGGATGTTCGCGGCGGTGATGCGCCTGCTCCTCAAGTGCCTGCGGCtgggccggcggcggcgcttCAAGCTGGTGCGGCAGGCGGGGCAGCTCTGGCACTACGGGCGCCTCTGCCTCCGCTCCCTGCTCTACAACTCCTTCACCAACAGCGACGTGGTGCTCGACTCCCTCTTCGAGCCAGTCTACTGGCTGGTGGACCACGTCACCCGCTGGTTCGGCGTG GTGTTCGTGGCACTGGTGATCGGGCTTACGAGCTCCATCGTGGCCATCGTGTACATCTGCCTGCTGCCCCTCATCCTGCAGACGTACACGCCTGCCTGGATCTGCTGGCACCTCACCTACGGGCACTGGAACCTCGTCATGATCGTCTTCCACTACTACAAGGCCATCACCACCTCGCCTGGGCACCCCCCGCAG GCCAAGAACGACCTCACAGGCGTCTCCATCTGCAGGAAATGCATTGCCCCCAAGCCGGCTCGCACCCACCACTGCAGCATCTGCAACAG gtgCGTGCTGAAGATGGACCACCACTGCC CCTGGCTGAATAACTGCGTGGGACACTACAACCACCGCTActtcttctccttctgcctCTTCATGACCATGGGCTGCATCTACTGCAGCATCAGCGGCTGGGACATGTTCCGGGACGCCTACGCGGCCATCGAG AGAATGAAACTGCTTGAGAAGGAGAGACTGCAGGTGGCTGCCAACCAG ACGTACTACCAGACCCCGCCGCCCACCTTCTCCTTCCGTCAGCGAGCCTTCCACAAGAGCGTGGTCTACCTCTGGGTCCTGTGCAG CTCAGTAGCCTTGGCCCTGGGTGCCCTCACGCTGTGGCACGCTGCCCTCATTACCCGCGGGGAAACCAGCATCGAGAGGCACATCAACAGGAAGGAGAGGCAGCGGCTGCAAAAGAAAGGCAAG GTGTTCAGAAACCCCTACAGTTACGGCAGCTGGGACAACTGGAAGGTGTTTCTGGGCGTGGACGTGCCCAG GCACTGGCTCACCCGCGTCCTGCTGCCCTCTCCTCACCTGCCGCACGGAACGGGCctgagctgggagctgccccccTGCGTGCGCGAGCCGCTCCTGGCCATCTGA
- the EXOSC1 gene encoding exosome complex component CSL4 isoform X1 has protein sequence MAPPAARYCVPGERLCSAAEAAAGSGTYTRHGSVFSALAGCLRRGGEDGGVPVVSVLRDAEAQLLPDVGAVVTCKVCSINSRFAKVHILYVGSTPLKSTFRGTIRREDIRATEKDKVEVYKSFRPGDIVLAKVISLGDAQSNYLLSTAENELGVVVARSEAGVQMVPISWCEMQCPQTHTKELRKVARVQPQFLQT, from the exons ATGGCGCCGCCGGCGGCTCGGTACTGCGTGCCGGGGGAGCGGCTGTGCAgcgcggcggaggcggcggcgggcagcggcaCCTACACGCGGCACGGCTCCGTCTTCTCGGCGCTGGCCGGCTGCCTGCGGCGGGGGGGCGAGGACGGCGGG GTGCCCGTGGTGTCGGTGCTGAGGGACGCCGAGGCCCAGCTGCTGCCCGACGTGGGCGCCGTGGTGACCTGCAAG GTTTGCAGCATCAACTCGCGCTTCGCCAAGGTGCACATCCTCTACGTCGGCTCCACGCCGCTCAAATCCACCTTCCGCGGCACCATACG GAGAGAAGACATTCGAGCCACCGAGAAAGATAAG GTAGAAGTTTACAAGAGTTTCCGCCCGGGTGACATAGTTCTGGCCAAAGTC ATCTCCCTGGGGGACGCGCAGTCCAACTACCTGCTGAGCACGGCGGAGAACGAGCTGGGCGTGGTGGTGGCTCGCAGCGAGGCAG GGGTGCAGATGGTGCCCATCAGCTGGTGCGAGATGCAGTGCCCCCAGACGCACACCAAGGAGCTCCGCAAGGTGGCCCGCGTGCAGCCGCAGTTCCTGCAGACCTAG
- the ZDHHC16 gene encoding palmitoyltransferase ZDHHC16 isoform X2 yields the protein MRSRQRMFAAVMRLLLKCLRLGRRRRFKLVRQAGQLWHYGRLCLRSLLYNSFTNSDVVLDSLFEPVYWLVDHVTRWFGVVFVALVIGLTSSIVAIVYICLLPLILQTYTPAWICWHLTYGHWNLVMIVFHYYKAITTSPGHPPQAKNDLTGVSICRKCIAPKPARTHHCSICNRCVLKMDHHCPWLNNCVGHYNHRYFFSFCLFMTMGCIYCSISGWDMFRDAYAAIETYYQTPPPTFSFRQRAFHKSVVYLWVLCSSVALALGALTLWHAALITRGETSIERHINRKERQRLQKKGKVFRNPYSYGSWDNWKVFLGVDVPRHWLTRVLLPSPHLPHGTGLSWELPPCVREPLLAI from the exons atGAGGAGCCGGCAGCGGATGTTCGCGGCGGTGATGCGCCTGCTCCTCAAGTGCCTGCGGCtgggccggcggcggcgcttCAAGCTGGTGCGGCAGGCGGGGCAGCTCTGGCACTACGGGCGCCTCTGCCTCCGCTCCCTGCTCTACAACTCCTTCACCAACAGCGACGTGGTGCTCGACTCCCTCTTCGAGCCAGTCTACTGGCTGGTGGACCACGTCACCCGCTGGTTCGGCGTG GTGTTCGTGGCACTGGTGATCGGGCTTACGAGCTCCATCGTGGCCATCGTGTACATCTGCCTGCTGCCCCTCATCCTGCAGACGTACACGCCTGCCTGGATCTGCTGGCACCTCACCTACGGGCACTGGAACCTCGTCATGATCGTCTTCCACTACTACAAGGCCATCACCACCTCGCCTGGGCACCCCCCGCAG GCCAAGAACGACCTCACAGGCGTCTCCATCTGCAGGAAATGCATTGCCCCCAAGCCGGCTCGCACCCACCACTGCAGCATCTGCAACAG gtgCGTGCTGAAGATGGACCACCACTGCC CCTGGCTGAATAACTGCGTGGGACACTACAACCACCGCTActtcttctccttctgcctCTTCATGACCATGGGCTGCATCTACTGCAGCATCAGCGGCTGGGACATGTTCCGGGACGCCTACGCGGCCATCGAG ACGTACTACCAGACCCCGCCGCCCACCTTCTCCTTCCGTCAGCGAGCCTTCCACAAGAGCGTGGTCTACCTCTGGGTCCTGTGCAG CTCAGTAGCCTTGGCCCTGGGTGCCCTCACGCTGTGGCACGCTGCCCTCATTACCCGCGGGGAAACCAGCATCGAGAGGCACATCAACAGGAAGGAGAGGCAGCGGCTGCAAAAGAAAGGCAAG GTGTTCAGAAACCCCTACAGTTACGGCAGCTGGGACAACTGGAAGGTGTTTCTGGGCGTGGACGTGCCCAG GCACTGGCTCACCCGCGTCCTGCTGCCCTCTCCTCACCTGCCGCACGGAACGGGCctgagctgggagctgccccccTGCGTGCGCGAGCCGCTCCTGGCCATCTGA